In one Acipenser ruthenus chromosome 10, fAciRut3.2 maternal haplotype, whole genome shotgun sequence genomic region, the following are encoded:
- the LOC117400718 gene encoding protein FEV-like, with protein sequence MKPNCGANLMLNMYLPDHGTEHFLKDEKASSWSPINPGVQKGSGQIQLWQFLLELLSDSSNINCIAWEGTNGEFKLTDPDEVARRWGERKSKPNMNYDKLSRALRYYYDKNIMTKVHGKRYAYKFDFHGLAQVCQPTSTEHSLYKFQSNFTPIPFSGISKLNLVTPGVSASGFSYWAGSTPTLYPSHSLQPPGPFSSVTASHISGINNINNLNNINHHYH encoded by the exons ATGAAACCGAACTGTGGAGCAAACCTTATGCTTAACATGTATCTCCCAg accatGGAACGGAACATTTCTTGAAAGACGAGAAAGCTTCCTCATGGTCGCCCATAAATCCGGGAGTGCAGAAAG gCAGCGGACAGATTCAACTATGGCAGTTTCTGCTGGAACTCTTATCTGACAGCTCCAATATAAACTGCATTGCCTGGGAAGGAACTAACGGGGAGTTTAAACTCACTGACCCGGACGAGGTAGCTAGGCGATGGGGTGAGAGGAAAAGCAAACCGAACATGAACTACGACAAACTGAGCCGAGCACTCCGCTATTACTATGATAAAAACATCATGACCAAAGTCCATGGGAAACGTTATGCGTATAAATTTGATTTCCACGGCTTGGCACAAGTCTGCCAGCCTACGTCAACCGAGCACTCTCTGTATAAATTTCAGAGTAATTTCACCCCGATCCCCTTCTCCGGGATCTCCAAACTGAATCTCGTAACACCGGGAGTGTCTGCCTCTGGGTTCTCCTATTGGGCTGGATCCACACCGACTCTATACCCCAGTCATAGCTTGCAACCACCGGGACCTTTCAGCTCTGTGACTGCCTCTCATATCAGCGgtattaataatattaacaatttaaataacataaatCACCATTACCATTAA